In Streptomyces qaidamensis, one DNA window encodes the following:
- a CDS encoding DUF6545 domain-containing protein: protein MTTVALTPAEFVNQFYPNFWWIPAGVLAAALAIKLPSIIRLWKDPMLRAVGGLLLLACAVFVFVAPSTIARVNRITGVANFSGPWVYSLLTAFCAFCLLLIISWRNGLSDRSERTRRAMRGVVAVYSGVIVAMWVLFALADVPEERLRDLDTYYANTPYMREVIVLYLLAHTVAALVTNGLIWNWVRTDGLDSLLRWGLKFLGVGYAAQLFFDAAKISAVVARWSGRNVDWLSTAVAPPLACLSAVLIAVGFILPHAGQYLHGRWHVRLALHELRPLYLLMRTVNGTGVPFLLRATPELRLVRRETFIRDVLLPLARHIDEDRRIRFHDAALALGHPPDLAKTLAATAAILDAADAGNRTREDDGTGARDTTDLLREIGAVSRVLRRTEDLRAIRALARDLTDGKSLTG, encoded by the coding sequence GTGACGACGGTGGCACTGACCCCGGCCGAGTTCGTCAACCAGTTCTATCCGAACTTCTGGTGGATCCCCGCGGGGGTCCTGGCCGCCGCTCTGGCCATCAAGCTGCCGAGCATCATCCGGCTCTGGAAGGACCCGATGCTGCGCGCGGTCGGCGGGCTCCTGCTGCTCGCCTGCGCGGTGTTCGTGTTCGTGGCGCCGTCGACGATCGCCCGGGTCAACCGGATCACCGGGGTGGCGAACTTCTCCGGCCCCTGGGTCTACTCGCTGCTCACCGCGTTCTGCGCCTTCTGCCTGCTGCTGATCATCTCCTGGCGCAACGGCCTGTCCGACCGGTCGGAGCGCACCCGGCGCGCGATGCGCGGGGTCGTGGCGGTCTATTCGGGTGTGATCGTCGCGATGTGGGTGCTGTTCGCTCTCGCGGACGTGCCGGAGGAGCGGCTGCGCGATCTCGACACGTACTACGCGAACACCCCGTACATGCGCGAGGTGATCGTGCTGTACCTGCTCGCGCACACCGTGGCCGCACTGGTCACCAACGGGCTGATCTGGAACTGGGTCCGCACGGACGGGCTCGACTCGCTGCTGCGCTGGGGGCTGAAGTTCCTCGGCGTGGGCTACGCGGCGCAGTTGTTCTTCGACGCCGCCAAGATCAGTGCCGTGGTGGCCCGTTGGTCCGGGCGGAACGTGGACTGGCTGAGCACGGCCGTCGCCCCGCCGCTCGCCTGCCTGTCCGCCGTGCTCATCGCGGTCGGCTTCATCCTCCCGCACGCCGGGCAGTACCTGCACGGCCGCTGGCACGTCCGGCTCGCCCTCCACGAACTGCGGCCGCTGTACCTGCTGATGAGGACGGTCAACGGCACGGGGGTCCCGTTCCTGCTGCGCGCGACGCCGGAGCTGCGACTGGTGCGCCGGGAGACGTTCATCCGCGACGTGCTGCTGCCGCTGGCCCGGCACATCGACGAGGACCGGCGGATACGGTTCCACGACGCCGCCCTCGCCCTCGGCCACCCGCCCGACCTGGCGAAGACACTCGCCGCCACCGCGGCGATCCTGGACGCGGCCGACGCCGGGAACCGGACACGGGAGGACGACGGCACCGGTGCCCGGGACACCACGGACCTGCTGCGCGAGATCGGCGCCGTGTCCCGGGTGCTGCGCCGCACGGAGGACCTCCGGGCGATCCGCGCCCTGGCACGTGACCTCACGGACGGCAAGTCACTCACGGGCTGA
- a CDS encoding NAD(P)/FAD-dependent oxidoreductase: MSRRAVVIGAGLAGMLAAAALSAVADEVVVLDRDDLPEGPEHRKGLPQGRHAHLLMAGGLAPMEELVPGVSMRKHLLAAGAHEIPLGSGMVALTPEGWFRRWRHPGPRMLTCTRALLDWAVRGAVLDSTGVVIRKARVLELTGSRERVTGVRLSTAAGEEDLAADFVVDASGRGSRIVTWLAALGVDDVREKTVDAGLVNATRLYRTPEGAGRFPLTMVQADPYQGRPGRSGMVLPIEGDRWMVSLAGTRGGGEPPSDPDAFLRYTLDLPDPIVGRLISGAEPLTDVHVSRSTSNHRRYLEKVRSWPDGLVVLGDALATFNPAYGQGMSVAALGARELDRELRGSGLGEPGLARRVQRRVARPVESAWTMAVSQDVWYPGTRGGSPGVADRLVTAYTRRMIRTATGSYTAASALWDVMSMTTGPTRLLRPSTVLATLSGPPLPAAVGAPLTEEERAVLRRLDVTER, translated from the coding sequence ATGTCGCGTAGAGCTGTCGTCATCGGTGCGGGTCTGGCCGGCATGCTGGCCGCGGCGGCCCTGTCCGCCGTCGCGGACGAGGTGGTCGTGCTCGACCGCGACGATCTGCCCGAGGGGCCGGAGCACCGCAAGGGCCTGCCGCAGGGACGTCACGCGCATCTCCTCATGGCCGGCGGTCTGGCCCCCATGGAGGAGCTGGTGCCGGGCGTGAGCATGCGCAAGCACCTGCTCGCCGCCGGTGCGCACGAGATCCCGCTCGGCTCGGGCATGGTCGCGCTGACGCCCGAGGGCTGGTTCCGGCGCTGGCGGCACCCCGGACCGCGGATGCTGACCTGCACCCGGGCCCTGCTCGACTGGGCGGTGCGGGGCGCCGTGCTGGACAGCACCGGGGTGGTGATCCGCAAGGCGCGGGTGCTGGAGCTGACGGGGTCGCGGGAGCGGGTGACCGGGGTCCGCCTCTCGACCGCCGCCGGGGAGGAGGACCTCGCCGCCGACTTCGTGGTGGACGCGAGCGGACGCGGCTCGCGGATCGTGACCTGGCTGGCGGCGCTGGGCGTCGACGACGTGCGCGAGAAGACGGTGGACGCCGGCCTGGTGAACGCCACCCGTCTCTACCGCACTCCCGAGGGGGCCGGGCGTTTCCCTCTGACCATGGTGCAGGCCGATCCGTATCAGGGGCGGCCCGGCCGCAGCGGCATGGTGCTGCCGATCGAGGGCGACCGCTGGATGGTCAGCCTCGCCGGCACGCGGGGCGGCGGCGAACCGCCGTCCGATCCGGACGCGTTCCTCCGGTACACCCTCGACCTGCCCGACCCCATCGTGGGCCGGCTGATCTCCGGCGCGGAACCGCTCACCGACGTCCATGTCAGCCGCAGCACCAGCAATCACCGCCGGTACCTGGAGAAGGTCCGCTCCTGGCCCGACGGTCTCGTCGTCCTCGGTGACGCCCTGGCCACGTTCAACCCCGCCTACGGGCAGGGCATGTCGGTGGCGGCGCTGGGCGCCCGGGAGCTGGACCGCGAGCTGCGGGGGTCCGGCCTCGGCGAGCCCGGGCTGGCCCGGCGTGTGCAGCGACGGGTGGCCAGGCCGGTGGAGTCCGCGTGGACGATGGCGGTGAGCCAGGACGTCTGGTACCCCGGGACGCGCGGGGGCTCGCCCGGGGTCGCCGACCGTCTGGTCACCGCCTACACCCGCCGCATGATCCGCACGGCGACCGGCTCGTACACGGCGGCGTCGGCGCTCTGGGACGTGATGAGCATGACGACGGGGCCGACGCGGCTGCTCCGGCCCTCGACGGTCCTGGCGACGCTGAGCGGGCCGCCGTTGCCTGCGGCGGTGGGGGCGCCGCTGACGGAGGAGGAGCGGGCGGTCCTGCGGCGGCTGGACGTGACGGAACGCTGA
- a CDS encoding SMP-30/gluconolactonase/LRE family protein translates to MTTPYEVAVRAEAELGEGPTWDAAAGRLLWIDILGSRLHTYDPATGRRTVRRTEQHIGAVRPRAGGGLVLNLRDGIGLLDPDDRFRWLHHEPVPGRRANDAAIAPDGALWAGTMRYDEAPGGGTLSRVTGGGTVEVVLDDVAVSNGTGWSPDGRLMYYIDSPTRRVDVFDYADGRISGRRTLARIEESAGFPDGLTVDAEGCVWVALWQGSAVRRYTPGGELDRVIELPVPLVTACAFGGAGLTDLYVTTARVGLTDPPALAGSLFVVPGAGKGLAQPVFAG, encoded by the coding sequence ATGACGACGCCGTACGAAGTCGCCGTGCGGGCCGAGGCCGAGCTCGGCGAGGGCCCCACCTGGGACGCGGCGGCCGGCCGGCTGCTGTGGATCGACATCCTCGGCTCTCGCCTGCACACCTACGACCCCGCCACCGGGCGCCGCACCGTCCGCCGCACGGAACAGCACATCGGCGCCGTCAGGCCGCGCGCCGGCGGCGGCCTGGTGCTGAACCTGCGCGACGGGATCGGCCTCCTCGACCCGGACGACCGCTTCCGCTGGCTCCACCACGAGCCGGTCCCGGGCCGCCGCGCCAACGACGCCGCGATCGCGCCCGACGGCGCGCTGTGGGCGGGCACCATGCGCTACGACGAGGCGCCGGGGGGCGGCACGCTGTCCCGCGTCACCGGCGGGGGCACCGTGGAGGTCGTGCTCGACGACGTCGCCGTCAGCAACGGCACGGGGTGGAGCCCCGACGGGCGGCTCATGTACTACATCGACTCCCCGACCCGGCGGGTCGACGTCTTCGACTACGCGGACGGGCGGATCTCCGGGCGGCGCACCCTCGCCCGGATCGAGGAGAGCGCGGGGTTCCCGGACGGGCTGACCGTGGACGCCGAAGGGTGCGTGTGGGTCGCCCTGTGGCAGGGCTCGGCGGTGCGGCGGTACACCCCCGGCGGTGAGCTGGACCGGGTGATCGAGCTGCCGGTGCCGCTGGTGACGGCCTGCGCGTTCGGCGGGGCCGGGCTCACCGACCTGTATGTGACGACCGCTCGTGTGGGCCTGACCGATCCGCCCGCGCTGGCGGGGTCGTTGTTCGTGGTGCCGGGGGCGGGCAAGGGACTGGCCCAGCCCGTCTTCGCCGGCTGA
- a CDS encoding IclR family transcriptional regulator, whose amino-acid sequence MGRLVPAVTRALDILELFLDGDGTLSAPDIVRKLQLPRTTVHELVTTLAARKYIVPMPGQPGRYRLGVRPYQLGARYSEQLDLAAEGQQVARSVAETCDETVHVAILEDTDVIYIAKVDSTHAVRMVSAAGRRLPAHCTSVGKMLLASLPEPELTARIPDNAQLVAMTPNSITDPGALREALAEIRERGLAVENRESNPDVSCVAAPVRDRTGQVVAALSISVPMIRWSEERRAELEQLAVKGAAELSEHLGHRSMA is encoded by the coding sequence GTGGGACGCCTCGTACCAGCCGTGACCCGGGCTCTCGACATTCTGGAGCTCTTCCTCGACGGGGACGGAACGCTCTCCGCCCCCGACATCGTGCGCAAGCTCCAGCTGCCGCGCACCACCGTGCACGAGTTGGTGACCACGCTCGCCGCCCGGAAGTACATCGTCCCGATGCCCGGTCAGCCCGGACGCTACCGGCTCGGCGTACGCCCGTACCAGCTCGGTGCACGGTACTCCGAGCAGCTCGACCTCGCGGCCGAGGGCCAGCAGGTCGCCCGGTCCGTCGCCGAGACCTGCGACGAGACCGTGCACGTGGCGATCCTGGAGGACACGGACGTCATCTACATCGCCAAGGTCGACTCCACGCACGCCGTGCGGATGGTGTCGGCGGCCGGCCGCAGGCTGCCCGCACACTGCACCTCCGTCGGCAAGATGCTGCTGGCCTCCCTTCCCGAGCCGGAGCTCACCGCGCGCATCCCGGACAACGCCCAGCTGGTCGCGATGACCCCCAACAGCATCACCGACCCGGGCGCGCTGCGCGAGGCCCTGGCCGAGATCCGTGAGCGGGGCCTCGCCGTGGAGAACCGCGAGTCCAACCCGGACGTGTCCTGCGTGGCCGCGCCCGTCCGCGACCGCACCGGGCAGGTCGTCGCCGCCCTGTCGATCTCCGTGCCCATGATCCGCTGGAGCGAGGAGCGCCGCGCCGAGCTGGAGCAGCTCGCCGTCAAGGGCGCCGCCGAGCTGTCCGAGCACCTCGGTCACCGGAGCATGGCATGA
- a CDS encoding TerD family protein, protein MTMGSNVSLTALSENVGSAIVSLGWSSPTGEGDADVSVLLLDGNGKVRSDTDFYFYNNPVAADGSVQLLGKEPTGDGSEDRISFDLTAVPAEVERIVVAASRYEGARFGELDDLKVTLADAVGESLLRFVIEDAGQVSAIIFGELYRRGEEWKFRAVGQGYESGLAGLATDFGVDIEDDEAEPGTEATPELAVSTPGTLPHATLEAVPAPRPPAEEEAAPKKRAGRPRTAKKVTPPRAPVKSLAENESWRQARLFPVSALKNDRDRETRATSVLLSVMAQVPRFGRRITAPFGAPSGRMETFTEVSLPHGDTPRRPDGVVRVERAGKLWTALVETKTNGNPLKSDQVQAYMDIAARRGYEAVITLSNDVALEGSPLVDVKIDRRRKHQVALWHLSWAEVAHQAQMLIRHEGVGNAARTWLLQDLLHYLQHDNSGCHGFQNMGAAWVPVRNGINDETLCQGDPRALEVVESWERLIRQVCLRLGGELGQKVLPAQRSRRGTDPGARRARLADQLCLEGRLYAELRVEGAPGLLTISADLRTAKLRTSVEIPAPEQGYPLTWAKRLIRRLAEAPADLHVETLVEGEAGGPRGTLERLRPEPGDLLPKDSSTRITGFRLSLFKGMGSGRGSAESGFIRSVDDAVHRFHTSVVAHLDAPASGRTAAKERATV, encoded by the coding sequence ATGACCATGGGCTCGAACGTGTCCTTGACGGCCCTGAGCGAGAACGTCGGCTCCGCGATCGTCAGCCTCGGCTGGTCCAGCCCGACCGGGGAGGGCGACGCCGACGTGTCCGTCCTGCTGCTGGACGGGAACGGCAAGGTACGCAGCGATACCGACTTCTACTTCTACAACAACCCGGTGGCCGCCGACGGCAGCGTGCAACTGCTGGGCAAGGAGCCGACGGGTGACGGCAGCGAGGACCGGATCAGCTTCGACCTGACCGCGGTCCCGGCGGAGGTGGAGCGGATCGTCGTGGCCGCGAGCCGCTACGAGGGGGCGCGCTTCGGTGAACTGGACGACCTGAAGGTGACGCTGGCCGACGCCGTGGGCGAGAGCCTCCTCCGGTTCGTCATCGAGGACGCCGGCCAGGTGAGCGCGATCATCTTCGGTGAGCTGTACCGGCGGGGCGAGGAGTGGAAGTTCCGGGCCGTCGGCCAGGGGTACGAGAGCGGGCTGGCGGGGCTGGCGACGGACTTCGGCGTCGACATCGAGGACGACGAGGCGGAGCCCGGGACGGAGGCGACACCGGAGCTCGCCGTGAGCACCCCCGGCACTCTGCCGCACGCGACGCTGGAGGCGGTCCCCGCACCACGCCCGCCGGCCGAGGAAGAGGCCGCTCCCAAGAAGCGGGCCGGCCGGCCCCGCACCGCGAAGAAGGTCACACCACCCAGGGCGCCCGTGAAGAGCCTGGCGGAGAACGAGTCCTGGAGACAGGCCCGGCTCTTCCCGGTGTCTGCGCTCAAGAACGACCGGGACCGGGAGACACGGGCCACGTCGGTGCTGTTGTCGGTGATGGCCCAGGTACCGCGGTTCGGCCGGCGCATCACCGCTCCCTTCGGTGCGCCGTCCGGCCGCATGGAGACGTTCACCGAGGTCTCCCTGCCGCACGGGGACACACCCCGGCGCCCCGACGGAGTCGTCCGCGTCGAGCGCGCGGGCAAGCTGTGGACGGCCCTCGTCGAGACCAAGACCAACGGCAATCCCCTGAAGTCCGACCAGGTGCAGGCCTACATGGACATCGCGGCCCGGCGTGGCTACGAGGCCGTGATCACCCTGTCGAACGACGTGGCGCTGGAGGGCAGCCCACTGGTCGACGTGAAGATCGACCGGCGCCGCAAGCACCAGGTGGCGCTCTGGCACCTGTCCTGGGCCGAAGTGGCCCACCAGGCCCAGATGCTGATCCGGCACGAGGGTGTCGGCAACGCGGCGCGCACCTGGTTGCTCCAGGACCTGCTCCACTACCTCCAGCACGACAACTCCGGTTGCCACGGCTTCCAGAACATGGGTGCCGCATGGGTGCCCGTGCGCAACGGGATCAACGACGAGACCCTCTGCCAGGGCGACCCCCGCGCCCTGGAGGTCGTGGAAAGCTGGGAGCGGCTCATCCGGCAGGTGTGCCTGCGGCTCGGGGGTGAGCTGGGGCAGAAGGTGCTGCCCGCCCAGCGTTCCCGGCGCGGTACCGACCCCGGGGCCCGCCGCGCCCGCTTGGCGGACCAGCTGTGCCTGGAGGGCAGGCTCTACGCGGAGTTGCGGGTCGAGGGGGCACCCGGCCTGCTCACCATCAGCGCCGATCTGCGGACCGCCAAGCTGCGCACGTCCGTGGAGATCCCGGCGCCCGAGCAGGGCTATCCACTGACTTGGGCCAAGCGCCTGATCCGTCGTCTCGCGGAGGCGCCGGCGGACCTGCACGTCGAGACTCTTGTGGAGGGCGAGGCGGGCGGCCCGCGGGGCACGCTGGAGCGGTTGCGTCCCGAACCGGGGGACCTGCTGCCGAAGGACAGCTCGACGCGCATCACCGGATTCCGGCTGTCACTCTTCAAGGGCATGGGAAGCGGCCGCGGCAGCGCGGAGTCCGGGTTCATCCGGAGCGTCGACGACGCCGTGCACCGCTTCCACACCTCGGTGGTGGCGCACTTGGACGCTCCCGCATCCGGACGGACCGCGGCGAAGGAGCGGGCCACGGTATGA
- a CDS encoding PucR family transcriptional regulator: protein MTAARTAAALSTRSAWHEVPRFQVRRFAAIAMAEAPALAEEILCEIQREYPHLPVVLDDSGEPMALVGIRRAIEVFVQHLEHSEGRPTVPPGVFQDFGRGEGLNGRSLDSLQAIYRMGVRLAWRRFADIGQRVEIPPPAMYELVDAGYEYLDGLVDQSVRGYAEAAARQAGERLRLQRRLMELLLAEHHRGDPSEALTERAARIGWPLPAKVAVGVLLRPAREAMAPAVGQGVLLDMEYEQPRMVVPEPDAAGRSELMHRALAGWSGAIGPPVPLTEAAKSLRWAEAAVRLMERDLLPSGEVLYCTEHTEALVLLQPEELIDDLALRCLAPLTHCGPTHGRRLAETLLAWLETRGGAPEVATRLGVHPQTVRYRLRQIRELWGDEIDDPDRRFELELVLRAQRLRGELGGVRGRRGR from the coding sequence GTGACGGCCGCCCGCACCGCAGCCGCCCTCTCGACGCGCTCGGCCTGGCACGAGGTACCGCGCTTCCAGGTACGCCGGTTCGCCGCGATCGCCATGGCCGAGGCGCCCGCCCTCGCCGAGGAGATCCTCTGCGAGATCCAGCGGGAGTACCCGCATCTGCCCGTCGTCCTCGACGACTCCGGCGAGCCGATGGCCCTGGTCGGCATCCGCCGGGCCATCGAGGTGTTCGTGCAGCACCTGGAGCACTCGGAGGGACGCCCGACCGTCCCGCCCGGCGTCTTCCAGGACTTCGGCCGCGGCGAAGGCCTCAACGGCCGCTCCCTCGACTCCCTCCAGGCCATCTACCGCATGGGCGTACGCCTGGCCTGGCGCCGCTTCGCCGACATCGGCCAGCGCGTGGAGATCCCGCCCCCGGCGATGTACGAACTCGTCGACGCGGGCTACGAGTACCTCGACGGCCTGGTCGACCAGTCCGTACGCGGCTACGCCGAGGCAGCCGCCCGCCAGGCCGGGGAACGCCTGCGCCTGCAACGCCGCCTCATGGAGCTCCTCCTCGCCGAGCATCACCGCGGCGACCCCTCCGAGGCCCTGACCGAACGCGCCGCCCGGATCGGCTGGCCGTTACCGGCGAAGGTCGCGGTCGGCGTCCTGCTTCGCCCGGCCCGCGAGGCGATGGCCCCGGCGGTCGGCCAGGGCGTCCTGCTGGACATGGAGTACGAGCAGCCCCGCATGGTCGTGCCGGAGCCGGACGCGGCGGGCCGCTCCGAGCTCATGCACCGGGCCCTGGCCGGCTGGTCCGGCGCGATCGGCCCACCGGTCCCGCTCACCGAAGCGGCCAAGTCCCTGCGCTGGGCGGAGGCGGCGGTCCGCCTGATGGAACGGGACCTCCTCCCCTCCGGCGAGGTCCTCTACTGCACCGAGCACACCGAGGCCCTGGTCCTCCTCCAGCCCGAGGAACTCATCGACGACCTGGCCCTGAGGTGCCTGGCCCCCCTGACCCACTGCGGCCCCACCCACGGCCGCCGCCTCGCCGAGACCCTCCTGGCCTGGCTGGAGACCCGCGGCGGCGCCCCGGAGGTGGCCACCCGACTGGGCGTCCACCCCCAGACGGTCCGCTACCGCCTGCGCCAGATCCGCGAACTGTGGGGCGACGAGATCGACGACCCCGACCGCCGCTTCGAACTGGAACTGGTGCTGCGGGCACAGCGGTTGAGGGGGGAGCTGGGCGGGGTGCGGGGGCGGCGGGGACGGTGA
- a CDS encoding DUF3068 domain-containing protein, with translation MRRTTSPFSLVLLGLGTFLLVLAPLLAWYVEPRAAVNPIDIDTTAVYTGRGSVFDTDRIETVPDRKITVTQRVRGNVEDSERSGNAVWDVTTTVDTDKSLPAADPHDAPDFVPHRWVMDRKTTRPVHCCGEKPYIEGEAYLKFPFDVQKRSYQWWDNTLGDTVVLRYRGTAKVQGYTGYKFTGSVPPTKTGTRMVPGSLVDQPDRPQVLAEEWYSNHGFELVVDQATGRVIYAQTGPKRTLRAPGGKKDAAVLLDTRKVSFTTGTQKEAVRQAKRDSGQLRMVGTTLPIGAAVGGFVLAVVGGALVARGRKEPESPVPADTSGTPQPTLTM, from the coding sequence ATGCGCCGTACAACCTCTCCCTTTTCCCTGGTCCTGCTGGGTCTCGGTACGTTCCTGCTGGTGCTGGCGCCCCTGCTCGCCTGGTACGTGGAGCCCCGTGCAGCGGTGAACCCGATCGACATCGACACGACCGCCGTCTACACCGGCCGGGGCAGCGTCTTCGACACTGACCGGATCGAGACGGTGCCGGACCGGAAGATCACCGTGACCCAGCGAGTGCGGGGCAACGTCGAGGACAGCGAACGCAGCGGCAACGCCGTCTGGGACGTGACGACGACGGTCGACACCGACAAGTCGCTGCCGGCCGCCGATCCGCACGACGCGCCGGATTTCGTGCCGCACCGCTGGGTGATGGACCGTAAGACCACACGGCCCGTGCACTGCTGCGGGGAGAAGCCCTACATCGAGGGCGAGGCGTATCTGAAGTTCCCCTTCGACGTGCAGAAACGCTCCTACCAGTGGTGGGACAACACCCTCGGCGACACGGTCGTGCTGCGCTACCGGGGCACCGCGAAGGTCCAGGGCTACACGGGCTACAAGTTCACCGGCTCCGTGCCTCCGACGAAGACCGGCACGCGCATGGTGCCCGGCAGCCTCGTCGACCAGCCGGACCGGCCGCAGGTGCTGGCCGAGGAGTGGTACTCCAACCACGGCTTCGAGCTGGTCGTGGACCAGGCGACGGGCCGCGTGATCTACGCGCAGACCGGCCCGAAGCGGACCCTGCGGGCGCCCGGCGGGAAGAAGGACGCGGCGGTGCTGCTGGACACCCGGAAGGTCTCGTTCACGACCGGGACGCAGAAGGAAGCGGTGCGGCAGGCGAAGCGGGACAGCGGGCAACTGCGGATGGTGGGCACGACGCTGCCGATCGGAGCGGCCGTGGGGGGCTTCGTACTGGCGGTGGTGGGTGGCGCTCTGGTGGCGCGTGGGCGGAAGGAGCCGGAGAGCCCCGTTCCGGCCGATACGTCCGGTACGCCCCAGCCCACCCTCACGATGTGA
- a CDS encoding glycosyltransferase family 4 protein produces the protein MPQHVPSRLRAALPSASQRLSALPPHPRRIVFLAHRDLDNPSAGGSELLVDKLADGLTRLDHQVTLLCGGPASPKLSASLEQGGTPIRDYRVVSAGGPYGHYLRARSAFTRQVGDCDLLVEVCNGMPYLAPLWHRGPTLTLVNHVHTDLWSMRFGGPLAPAARIGRRLEHWALTGAQQRSLLVAVSSSTAHALRAIGVERDRIRVVHNGVEEPGPRAERSPEPLFVAVGRLVEYKRIDLLLRLWERVRPVTGGRLVVVGDGPERGRLEQLAGDGVEFTGYVSEAEKHRLLCAAWLLLHPSAVEGWGLVVTEAAARETPAVAFDVPGLKDSVVDGETGVLARGESSFAAAWCALALSGRRRELMGKAARERAAQFRWDRTVRQFRAVATEAVRGWAP, from the coding sequence ATGCCCCAGCACGTACCGTCCCGGCTGCGTGCCGCGCTCCCCAGTGCGTCGCAGCGCCTGTCGGCGCTTCCCCCACATCCGCGCCGGATCGTTTTTCTCGCCCATCGTGATCTGGACAACCCCTCCGCCGGCGGCTCCGAGCTGCTGGTCGACAAGCTCGCCGACGGGCTGACCCGCCTGGATCACCAGGTGACCCTGCTGTGCGGGGGGCCCGCCTCCCCCAAGCTCTCGGCTTCGCTCGAACAGGGTGGTACCCCCATCCGTGACTACCGGGTCGTGTCCGCGGGCGGCCCCTACGGGCACTATCTGCGCGCCCGCTCCGCCTTCACCCGGCAGGTCGGCGACTGCGACCTGCTGGTCGAGGTGTGCAACGGCATGCCCTACCTGGCGCCGCTGTGGCATCGCGGGCCCACACTGACCCTGGTCAACCATGTCCACACGGACCTGTGGTCGATGCGCTTCGGCGGGCCGCTGGCCCCGGCGGCGCGGATCGGCCGAAGACTCGAACACTGGGCGCTGACCGGGGCGCAGCAGCGGAGTCTGCTCGTCGCCGTGTCCTCCTCGACCGCGCACGCGCTGCGGGCGATCGGGGTCGAGCGGGACCGGATCCGGGTCGTGCACAACGGAGTCGAGGAGCCGGGGCCGAGAGCCGAGCGTTCACCGGAGCCGTTGTTCGTCGCCGTCGGGCGGCTCGTCGAGTACAAGCGGATCGATCTGCTGCTGCGGCTGTGGGAGCGGGTACGGCCGGTGACCGGCGGACGCCTGGTGGTCGTCGGGGACGGGCCCGAACGAGGCCGTCTGGAGCAACTGGCCGGAGACGGTGTCGAGTTCACCGGGTACGTCTCCGAAGCCGAGAAGCACCGGCTGCTGTGTGCGGCCTGGCTGCTGCTGCACCCGTCCGCCGTTGAGGGGTGGGGGCTGGTGGTGACGGAGGCCGCGGCCCGCGAGACGCCCGCCGTCGCCTTCGACGTCCCGGGGCTCAAGGACTCCGTGGTCGACGGCGAGACCGGCGTCCTCGCGCGGGGCGAGTCCTCCTTCGCCGCGGCGTGGTGTGCGTTGGCCCTCTCCGGGCGACGGCGGGAGCTGATGGGAAAGGCCGCGCGGGAGCGGGCCGCGCAGTTCCGGTGGGACCGGACGGTGCGGCAGTTCAGGGCGGTCGCCACGGAGGCGGTGAGGGGCTGGGCCCCGTGA
- a CDS encoding class I SAM-dependent methyltransferase, which translates to MRDPSFRRSLALFRAFLHEQDDPEACYSLLARDAVDQVESYDGPVAGRTVLDVGGGGGYFTGEFRRRGANAFLFEPDLAELGEKPPESAVVADGYLLPLRDGVADVTFSSNVLEHVADPETFLSELARVTRPGGLIYVSFTNWLSPWGGHEWAPWHYFGAERARARYLRRTGRPAKHTLGENLFAVHIGSTLRQVRARDDVTVVSARSRYWPFLAEAVVKAPGIREFATWNLLLILRRCPT; encoded by the coding sequence GTGCGCGACCCCTCGTTCCGGAGATCCCTCGCCCTGTTCCGTGCCTTCCTCCACGAGCAGGACGATCCCGAGGCCTGCTACTCGCTGCTCGCCCGCGACGCCGTCGACCAGGTCGAGTCCTACGACGGGCCGGTCGCCGGCCGCACCGTGCTCGACGTCGGTGGCGGCGGCGGGTACTTCACCGGGGAGTTCCGGCGGCGCGGGGCGAACGCGTTCCTCTTCGAGCCCGACCTGGCCGAGCTCGGTGAGAAGCCCCCCGAGTCGGCCGTCGTCGCCGACGGGTACCTCCTGCCCCTGAGGGACGGCGTCGCCGACGTCACCTTCTCCTCCAACGTGCTGGAGCACGTGGCCGATCCGGAGACGTTCCTCAGCGAGCTGGCCCGGGTGACCCGCCCGGGCGGGCTGATCTACGTGTCGTTCACCAACTGGCTGTCGCCGTGGGGCGGGCACGAGTGGGCCCCGTGGCACTACTTCGGCGCCGAACGGGCCCGGGCCCGCTACCTGCGGCGGACCGGCAGGCCGGCCAAGCACACCCTCGGCGAGAACCTGTTCGCCGTGCACATCGGCTCCACCCTGCGGCAGGTGCGGGCCCGGGACGACGTCACGGTCGTCTCGGCGCGCTCCCGCTACTGGCCGTTCCTCGCGGAGGCCGTCGTCAAGGCGCCCGGCATCCGCGAGTTCGCCACCTGGAACCTCCTCCTCATTCTGCGGCGGTGCCCTACATGA